One genomic region from Candidatus Polarisedimenticolia bacterium encodes:
- a CDS encoding EAL domain-containing protein: MKPVLDADPARGAEDTRRLRASFLRLKGAICDPITGLSSYALHLDQIEMHCAGRRLGIIVLEFPSLGSLEQAHGWEFGDRFLAGVAAHLKALKSRIFPGNTLISLDGVYGNAFTMFLREGPGGQEIAIPDLADAAGSLAAHLAVRLADAPWAPPAPPVDFSVGYALVSPNPTARYERMVYQGIREARGMTLREADRLHHERAAELRSIMQEGRLTTHYQPIVDMDDASIMGYEALTRGPANTAFEVPKALFTCSDRNRLSSELDILCRREALRNARGLDRSKKLFLNSLPETLGTPGLVEQNLQALLEEVDLHPGNLVLEITERTGIEDFETFGRELDRLRRLGFLVAIDDVGTGYSSLQTVSEVAADFLKIDMSLIQNIHQSLIKQDLVHSLLQVAARTRTRVIAEGIETAEEYQALRACGMRYGQGFFFARPAPAFPVLARGGTDT; this comes from the coding sequence ATGAAGCCAGTCCTCGACGCGGATCCGGCGCGCGGCGCCGAGGACACCCGGCGGCTGCGCGCCTCGTTCCTTCGTCTGAAAGGAGCGATCTGCGACCCGATCACCGGGCTGTCCTCGTACGCCCTCCACCTCGACCAGATCGAAATGCACTGCGCCGGCCGCCGGCTGGGGATCATCGTCCTCGAGTTTCCGTCGTTGGGTTCCCTGGAGCAGGCGCACGGCTGGGAATTCGGTGATCGCTTCCTGGCGGGGGTGGCGGCGCACCTCAAGGCGTTGAAGAGCCGGATCTTCCCCGGGAACACGCTGATCTCACTCGACGGCGTGTACGGGAACGCCTTCACGATGTTTCTCCGTGAAGGCCCGGGCGGCCAGGAGATCGCGATCCCCGATCTGGCGGACGCCGCGGGGAGCCTGGCGGCCCACCTGGCGGTCCGGCTCGCGGACGCGCCGTGGGCCCCGCCGGCTCCGCCGGTCGACTTCTCCGTCGGCTACGCTCTGGTGTCGCCCAATCCCACGGCACGGTACGAGAGGATGGTGTACCAGGGGATCCGCGAGGCCCGCGGCATGACGCTGCGGGAGGCCGACCGCCTGCATCACGAGCGCGCCGCCGAGCTGCGTTCGATCATGCAAGAGGGACGGCTCACCACCCATTACCAGCCGATCGTGGACATGGACGACGCCTCCATCATGGGGTACGAGGCGCTGACGCGCGGACCTGCGAATACGGCGTTCGAAGTGCCCAAGGCGCTGTTCACCTGCTCGGATCGAAACCGCCTGTCCTCCGAGCTCGACATCCTGTGCCGCCGGGAGGCGCTGCGCAACGCCCGCGGGCTCGACCGATCGAAGAAGCTCTTCCTCAATTCGCTGCCGGAGACCCTCGGCACCCCCGGTCTGGTGGAGCAGAACCTCCAGGCCCTCCTCGAAGAGGTCGACCTGCATCCCGGCAACCTGGTGCTGGAAATCACCGAGCGCACCGGGATCGAGGATTTCGAGACCTTCGGCCGCGAATTGGATCGGCTTCGCCGCCTCGGCTTCCTCGTGGCGATCGACGACGTGGGGACCGGATATTCCTCGCTGCAGACGGTCTCCGAAGTGGCGGCCGATTTCCTGAAAATCGACATGTCCCTGATCCAGAACATCCACCAGAGCCTGATCAAGCAGGATCTGGTGCACTCCCTGCTCCAGGTCGCGGCGCGAACGCGCACGCGGGTGATCGCGGAGGGGATCGAGACCGCGGAGGAATACCAGGCTCTGCGGGCCTGCGGCATGCGTTACGGGCAGGGGTTCTTCTTCGCCCGTCCCGCGCCGGCGTTTCCCGTCCTCGCGCGCGGTGGGACAGACACCTAG
- a CDS encoding sigma-54 dependent transcriptional regulator encodes MNEKILVVDDDEGVRQVLGQSLQEAGFRVSSAESGEKAVAAAREEAFDLVILDMVLPRVDGMEVLRDITSAKPELPVVMITGYASVETAIKAMKMGAVDYIVKPFRMEEVELVVGKALERSHLRRENVYLRRQLETTYGVHNIIGQSPVMRRLFSLIEQVASSRSTVLITGASGTGKELVARALHFNGDRRNRPFVSVNCGGIPDSLLEDELFGHVKGAFTDAVADRPGRFEAADTGTLFLDEIGNMSVSLQIKLLRVLQEREFMPLGGTKKIQVDVRIIAATNVNLKAMMEEGRFREDLYYRLNVISIQLPSLRERREDVPVLIQHFLNKYCGEMNVAAKRLAPEAMKLLMEFSWPGNVRQLENVIERAVALSFSKEVLGPEDLPREILDEGLIEVPVLHVGGDGFSLDEVLATYEQRMLYQALEHAGWVKTRAAELLKIKRTTLIEKMKRLGIPLKGGTERSGGDAAVHGSHAAEPASDQGSNN; translated from the coding sequence TTGAACGAGAAGATCCTGGTGGTGGACGACGACGAAGGGGTGCGTCAGGTCCTGGGCCAGTCGCTGCAGGAGGCGGGATTCCGGGTCTCCTCCGCCGAGTCGGGCGAGAAGGCGGTCGCCGCGGCGCGCGAGGAGGCGTTCGATCTGGTGATCCTGGACATGGTCCTGCCGCGCGTGGACGGCATGGAGGTCCTCAGGGACATCACCTCCGCCAAGCCGGAACTCCCGGTCGTCATGATCACCGGATACGCTTCGGTGGAGACGGCGATCAAGGCGATGAAGATGGGTGCGGTCGACTACATCGTAAAGCCCTTCCGCATGGAGGAGGTGGAGCTGGTCGTGGGCAAGGCGCTCGAGCGGAGCCACCTGCGGCGCGAAAACGTCTACCTGCGGCGCCAGCTGGAGACGACCTACGGCGTGCACAACATCATCGGGCAGAGTCCGGTGATGCGCCGCCTCTTCTCGCTCATCGAGCAGGTGGCCAGCAGCCGGAGCACGGTCCTGATCACCGGCGCGAGCGGGACGGGAAAGGAGCTGGTGGCGCGGGCGCTGCACTTCAACGGGGATCGTCGCAATCGTCCCTTCGTCTCGGTCAACTGCGGCGGCATTCCCGACTCGCTGCTCGAGGACGAGCTGTTCGGCCACGTGAAGGGGGCGTTCACCGACGCGGTCGCCGATCGGCCGGGGCGCTTCGAGGCGGCGGACACCGGGACGCTCTTCCTGGACGAGATCGGCAACATGAGCGTGAGCCTCCAGATCAAGCTACTGCGCGTCCTGCAGGAGCGGGAGTTCATGCCGCTGGGAGGCACGAAGAAGATTCAGGTGGACGTGCGCATCATCGCCGCCACCAACGTGAACCTCAAGGCGATGATGGAGGAGGGGCGGTTCCGGGAGGATCTGTACTACCGGCTGAACGTCATCTCGATCCAGCTGCCGTCCCTGCGCGAGCGGCGGGAGGACGTTCCGGTCCTGATCCAGCATTTCCTGAACAAGTACTGCGGCGAGATGAACGTCGCGGCCAAGCGCCTCGCCCCGGAGGCGATGAAGCTGCTGATGGAATTCTCCTGGCCCGGGAACGTGAGGCAGCTCGAGAACGTCATCGAGCGGGCGGTGGCCCTGTCGTTCAGCAAGGAGGTGCTGGGGCCGGAGGACCTCCCCCGGGAGATCCTGGACGAGGGCCTGATCGAGGTGCCGGTCCTGCACGTCGGGGGGGACGGATTCTCGCTGGACGAGGTGCTGGCCACCTACGAGCAGCGGATGCTCTACCAGGCCCTCGAGCACGCCGGCTGGGTCAAGACGCGCGCGGCGGAGCTGCTGAAAATCAAGAGGACCACGCTCATCGAGAAGATGAAGAGGCTGGGCATTCCGCTGAAGGGCGGGACGGAGCGCAGCGGCGGCGACGCGGCGGTTCACGGCTCCCATGCGGCGGAGCCGGCATCGGATCAGGGGAGCAACAACTAG
- a CDS encoding response regulator has product MTAPGGTTAPIVMVVDDDADILDMTRLVLEGGGYRVMQARGGQEALRSLEEAAPDLILLDINMPGMDGWQVLRMLKVDDKTTGIPVAMFSIKMEVRDKLHGLQEGAFDYIAKPFSCEELLARVRRIFETLGRGATA; this is encoded by the coding sequence ATGACGGCTCCCGGGGGGACGACGGCTCCCATCGTCATGGTGGTGGACGACGACGCCGACATCCTGGACATGACCCGCCTGGTCCTTGAGGGCGGAGGCTACCGGGTCATGCAGGCCCGGGGGGGACAGGAGGCCCTGCGCAGTCTCGAAGAGGCGGCCCCCGATCTCATCCTGCTCGACATCAACATGCCGGGCATGGACGGGTGGCAGGTCCTCCGCATGCTGAAGGTCGACGACAAGACGACCGGGATCCCGGTCGCGATGTTCTCCATCAAGATGGAAGTGCGCGACAAGCTCCACGGATTGCAGGAGGGGGCGTTCGATTACATCGCCAAGCCGTTCTCCTGCGAGGAGCTCCTGGCGCGCGTGCGGAGGATCTTCGAGACCCTGGGACGCGGGGCGACCGCATGA
- a CDS encoding polymer-forming cytoskeletal protein: MLFRKREPKVETGEALPVVPEAPGAASGGRTLVGRHTRIVGRILGDGPVVVRGAVQGAIAIRGGLCVRSGGRIDADVEAYSVDLEGEARGKMSVSTRVSLSATGDFEGDMDTPVLEVCPGSIVRGRARVAGLPGRDRRTAR, encoded by the coding sequence GTGCTCTTCCGAAAACGCGAACCAAAGGTCGAGACGGGAGAAGCGCTTCCCGTGGTCCCGGAGGCGCCGGGGGCCGCGTCCGGCGGCCGGACGCTCGTCGGGAGGCACACGCGAATCGTCGGCCGGATCCTCGGCGACGGCCCGGTGGTGGTGCGCGGCGCGGTGCAGGGCGCGATCGCCATCCGCGGCGGCCTGTGCGTTCGAAGCGGGGGGCGCATCGATGCCGACGTGGAGGCCTACAGCGTCGACCTCGAGGGGGAGGCGCGAGGCAAGATGTCCGTCTCGACCCGAGTGTCCCTCTCGGCAACCGGCGATTTCGAAGGGGACATGGACACGCCGGTCCTCGAGGTCTGCCCCGGTTCGATCGTCCGGGGGCGAGCCCGTGTCGCCGGCCTGCCGGGTCGCGATCGCCGCACCGCACGCTAG
- the mnmA gene encoding tRNA 2-thiouridine(34) synthase MnmA — translation MTEAAASRDAASGRTVVAMSGGVDSSVAALLLKEAGESVVGLSMQLYDRSRDGLPVYGRCCSPRDVQDAREVADRLDIPFYVLNLEEEFQREVIDPFVSDYRSGRTPVPCVQCNSGPKFRHLAARARQLGASSVATGHYASVRRDPAAGRFQLLKALDRARDQSYFLFDLGQEQLAMAVFPLGGMKKEQVRSIALSHELPNARKPDSQDICFVPDGDYRAFVRREAGDTGPPGDLVDTEDRVLGRHTGLAGYTVGQRRGLGVASGRPLYVVALDPVGNRVIVGEDREQYRSGLVAERVNWVSIERPRTPIEATARIRSSHAGAAAVVTPLEGGRIRVAFDQPQRAVTPGQAVVLYHDDLLLGGGFIQEAV, via the coding sequence ATGACGGAGGCGGCCGCTTCCCGCGACGCGGCCTCGGGCCGCACGGTCGTGGCGATGAGCGGCGGAGTCGATTCCTCGGTGGCGGCCCTCCTGCTGAAGGAGGCGGGGGAGTCGGTCGTCGGGCTGTCGATGCAGCTTTACGACCGGAGCCGCGACGGCCTGCCGGTCTATGGACGGTGCTGCTCGCCGCGCGACGTGCAGGATGCGCGGGAGGTCGCCGACCGGCTCGACATCCCCTTTTACGTGTTGAACCTCGAAGAGGAGTTCCAGCGCGAGGTGATCGATCCCTTCGTGTCGGACTATCGATCCGGCCGCACCCCCGTCCCCTGCGTGCAGTGCAACAGCGGCCCGAAGTTCCGGCACCTGGCGGCGCGCGCCCGCCAGCTGGGGGCCTCGTCGGTGGCCACGGGGCACTACGCCTCCGTCCGCCGGGATCCAGCGGCCGGCCGCTTTCAGCTTCTCAAGGCGCTCGACCGGGCCCGCGACCAGTCCTACTTTCTCTTCGACCTCGGCCAGGAGCAGCTGGCGATGGCGGTGTTTCCGCTCGGCGGAATGAAGAAGGAGCAGGTCCGGTCGATCGCCCTGAGCCATGAGCTGCCGAACGCCCGGAAGCCGGACAGCCAGGACATCTGCTTCGTCCCGGATGGCGACTACCGGGCGTTCGTCCGCCGCGAGGCGGGAGACACGGGCCCCCCCGGAGATCTGGTCGATACCGAGGACCGGGTCCTCGGGCGACACACCGGCCTCGCCGGCTACACCGTCGGCCAGCGCCGCGGGCTCGGAGTGGCATCGGGACGGCCCCTGTATGTCGTGGCACTCGACCCGGTCGGCAACCGGGTCATCGTGGGGGAGGATCGCGAGCAGTACCGCAGCGGGCTCGTCGCCGAGCGGGTGAACTGGGTGTCGATTGAAAGGCCCCGGACGCCCATCGAGGCGACCGCCCGGATCCGATCGAGCCACGCCGGAGCGGCGGCCGTCGTCACGCCCCTCGAGGGGGGACGGATCCGGGTGGCGTTCGACCAGCCGCAGCGCGCCGTCACCCCGGGGCAGGCGGTGGTCCTGTACCACGACGATTTGCTTCTGGGCGGTGGGTTCATCCAGGAGGCGGTTTGA
- a CDS encoding PilZ domain-containing protein codes for MQRTLSRVLVVDDAGLFRLLESSFLKRLGCEIVRAHDGPDVIRKAASCGPDLILLDAQKPGLDGEACVRSLKSDPALRSIPVFVVTGTDGVTASCAAGADVALSRPLESGALELALTSLGRAGHRHGRRRGARGWVHVSAPPGVKRGRLKDISRTGLFLVIPEPLPLQSQLALSLRLPGPGGERPLKARGVVVRQVADEEHSHLIPGVGVRFVDLDPHDEERIDHYVNRTIDGPADEGDEDAPGRRT; via the coding sequence ATGCAGCGAACGCTGTCCCGGGTTCTGGTGGTCGACGATGCCGGACTCTTCCGGCTGCTGGAATCGTCGTTCCTGAAACGCCTGGGGTGCGAGATCGTGCGGGCGCACGACGGGCCCGACGTGATCCGGAAGGCGGCGTCCTGCGGCCCCGACCTGATTCTCCTGGACGCGCAGAAGCCGGGCCTCGACGGCGAGGCCTGCGTGCGCTCGCTCAAGTCGGATCCCGCGCTGCGATCCATTCCGGTGTTCGTGGTGACCGGCACGGATGGCGTCACCGCCTCCTGCGCGGCCGGGGCCGACGTCGCGCTCTCGCGGCCCCTGGAGAGCGGCGCCCTCGAGCTGGCCTTGACCTCCCTGGGGCGGGCGGGCCATCGCCATGGCCGCAGGCGCGGGGCGCGCGGCTGGGTCCACGTCTCCGCTCCGCCGGGCGTGAAGCGCGGCCGCCTGAAGGACATCAGCCGCACCGGACTGTTCCTGGTGATTCCCGAGCCCCTGCCTCTCCAATCTCAGCTGGCGCTGTCGCTCCGGCTCCCGGGGCCCGGCGGCGAGCGGCCGCTCAAGGCCCGGGGTGTGGTCGTGCGCCAGGTTGCGGACGAGGAGCATTCCCACCTGATTCCCGGCGTCGGGGTGCGCTTCGTCGACCTCGATCCTCACGACGAGGAGCGCATTGACCACTACGTCAACCGGACGATCGACGGGCCGGCGGACGAGGGGGACGAGGACGCCCCGGGGCGGCGCACATGA
- a CDS encoding PAS domain-containing sensor histidine kinase, whose protein sequence is MDASLESSLLLVAGVTIFAGVLAVALAILGIGLLRRSLRRLTALVEEVRRHPLIGNLPADPDPIVGALAREMNGLVADLRGRLEESRGQFSDLECLASGPPDLAVVGTDSDWGVTFFSRGAVALTQWAVEDIAGRHVESLFHPGEWDRILPKLARRSLREAGISETLTMLRRDGSTFPAQVSIAGLPGNGRGMLVAARDLSAERSLEVRLRESEERHRSLVEGMSDGVFVLQGDRLVYANPALASMLDVRREEIEGASIKTILHTHDLLRVLEVVRRAQSGRETAGEISCLLLSASSASVEARLAWARTEFQGVPALVGTVTDVTRRARSERALAGSEARLQATLESAGDGILVLEDGGKGLEVTLVNRAFCDRFGAPRDALLGRGVEELGSLLRERSADPGVIEALLAEAAARRETRAEGLELLRPRHAVVDLLAGPVRSGSGDEWGVILTARDMTRRIEDENRLRQSLEEQAKAKAELETACRELATAQKDLAERNEQLVKLNGELKSLDEMKSNLLANVSHELHTPLVSIKGYTEMILKRRLGPLTPEQERGLGVALKNIDRLIEMIDNLLSFSRIEKGETQMRLEDVPLWQVVDESIEMVGERMRRKNLAVTTQYETDELVVRGDRVKIGQVLVNLLTNAVKFNREGGRITLAARKGPRGFLEVEVADTGIGIPKEAQEKIFERFYQVDASAGRQYEGTGIGLSIVRDILRLHGSDISVRSEVGQGSVFTFTLPLARDQQLSTPRPGHGRGRSEG, encoded by the coding sequence ATGGACGCATCGCTCGAATCCAGCCTTCTCCTGGTGGCCGGCGTCACCATCTTCGCCGGCGTCCTCGCCGTGGCGCTCGCCATCCTCGGCATCGGCCTCCTGCGTCGATCGCTGCGCCGCCTCACTGCGCTGGTCGAGGAGGTGCGCCGCCATCCCCTGATCGGAAACCTGCCGGCGGACCCCGACCCCATCGTCGGGGCGCTGGCCCGGGAGATGAACGGCCTGGTGGCGGACCTGCGCGGACGTCTCGAGGAATCCCGCGGGCAGTTCTCGGATCTAGAGTGCCTGGCGTCCGGCCCCCCGGACCTGGCCGTCGTCGGCACGGATTCCGACTGGGGCGTCACGTTCTTCAGCCGCGGCGCGGTCGCGCTCACGCAATGGGCGGTCGAGGACATTGCCGGGAGACACGTCGAGTCGCTGTTTCATCCCGGGGAGTGGGACCGGATCCTGCCCAAGCTGGCGCGCCGGTCGCTGCGCGAGGCCGGCATCTCGGAAACCCTGACCATGCTCCGCCGGGACGGCAGCACCTTCCCGGCGCAGGTGTCGATTGCCGGGCTGCCGGGGAACGGGAGGGGCATGCTCGTGGCGGCCCGCGACCTGTCGGCAGAGCGGAGCCTCGAGGTCCGGCTGCGGGAGTCGGAGGAACGCCATCGGAGCCTGGTCGAGGGGATGTCCGACGGGGTCTTCGTCCTGCAGGGGGACCGTCTCGTCTACGCCAACCCGGCCCTGGCGTCCATGCTGGACGTCCGGCGCGAGGAGATCGAGGGCGCGTCGATCAAGACGATCCTCCACACCCATGACCTCCTCCGCGTCCTTGAAGTGGTGCGCCGCGCCCAGTCGGGGCGCGAGACGGCCGGGGAGATCTCCTGCCTCCTCCTGTCCGCCTCGTCGGCCAGTGTGGAAGCGCGTCTCGCCTGGGCGCGGACCGAATTCCAGGGCGTGCCGGCCCTCGTGGGGACGGTCACCGACGTGACCCGCCGCGCGCGCAGCGAGAGGGCCCTGGCGGGGAGTGAGGCGCGGCTGCAGGCCACCCTCGAGTCGGCGGGCGACGGCATCCTGGTCCTCGAGGATGGCGGGAAGGGTCTCGAGGTCACCCTCGTGAACCGCGCCTTCTGCGATCGGTTCGGAGCGCCGCGGGACGCGCTCCTGGGACGGGGAGTGGAGGAGCTCGGAAGCCTGCTGCGGGAGCGTTCCGCCGACCCGGGCGTGATCGAAGCCCTGCTCGCGGAGGCGGCTGCCCGGCGCGAGACGCGCGCGGAGGGGCTCGAGCTCCTGCGCCCCCGTCACGCCGTCGTGGATCTCCTGGCCGGGCCGGTGCGTTCCGGCTCGGGCGACGAATGGGGCGTGATCCTCACGGCGCGCGACATGACCCGGCGCATCGAGGACGAGAATCGGCTGCGTCAAAGCCTCGAGGAGCAGGCCAAGGCCAAGGCCGAGCTCGAGACCGCCTGCCGGGAGCTGGCGACGGCGCAGAAGGACCTGGCGGAACGCAACGAGCAGCTGGTGAAGCTGAACGGCGAGCTCAAGTCGCTCGACGAGATGAAATCGAATCTCCTGGCGAACGTGTCCCACGAGCTGCACACGCCCCTGGTCTCGATCAAGGGGTACACGGAGATGATCCTGAAGCGCCGCCTCGGGCCGCTCACGCCCGAGCAGGAGCGCGGCCTGGGAGTGGCGCTGAAGAACATCGACCGGCTCATCGAGATGATCGACAACCTGCTGTCGTTCTCGCGCATCGAGAAGGGCGAGACCCAGATGCGGCTCGAGGACGTCCCCCTGTGGCAGGTCGTGGACGAATCGATCGAGATGGTGGGGGAGCGCATGCGCAGGAAAAACCTCGCGGTCACGACCCAATACGAGACCGACGAGCTCGTGGTGCGCGGCGATCGGGTGAAGATCGGCCAGGTGCTCGTCAATCTCCTCACGAACGCGGTGAAGTTCAACCGGGAGGGAGGGCGCATCACGCTGGCGGCGCGCAAGGGGCCTCGCGGTTTCCTCGAGGTGGAGGTGGCCGACACCGGTATCGGCATCCCGAAGGAAGCCCAGGAGAAAATCTTCGAGCGCTTCTACCAGGTGGACGCCAGCGCCGGGCGACAGTACGAGGGGACCGGCATCGGGCTGTCGATCGTAAGGGACATCCTGCGCCTGCACGGCTCGGACATCTCCGTGCGGAGCGAAGTCGGGCAGGGGTCCGTGTTCACCTTCACGCTGCCGCTGGCCCGCGATCAGCAGCTTTCGACACCCCGGCCGGGGCACGGCCGGGGTCGCTCCGAAGGCTGA